One segment of Paraburkholderia caribensis DNA contains the following:
- the bcsZ gene encoding cellulose synthase complex periplasmic endoglucanase BcsZ: protein MRASFFSRPLRAALACAGVMVGMLGEAHAAACDDWSAYRAFVSRFVQQDGRVVDFSTPTLQTTSEGQSYGMFFALVANDRATFERVLRWTRANLSAGRFDGDDVKLPAWQWGKKPDGSYGVLDPNSAADSDLWIAYDLFEAGRLWHEPAYTKLAYALVTQIERQEVADLRGLGPMLLPGPQGFRNGNTTRLNPGYLPLPLLRALAAQSPNGPWARVADNAFKLVKTTAPLGFAPDWAAYRDGQFIVDPQKGDVGSYDAIRVYLWAGLTAPADPLARPWLAALHGMRDRIAQTGVPPEKIATTTGNATGEGPIGFWGALLPYFRAFGDTRAAGLAQTHLAALATPTPAPAPGAGQATQNQPVYYDEVLMLFGTGSADGRYRFDENGRLVPRWENTCQSANARS, encoded by the coding sequence ATGAGGGCATCGTTTTTCTCACGCCCGTTGCGCGCCGCGCTCGCGTGCGCGGGCGTCATGGTCGGCATGTTGGGCGAGGCGCACGCCGCGGCGTGCGACGACTGGTCAGCGTATCGCGCGTTCGTGTCGCGTTTCGTGCAGCAGGACGGGCGCGTCGTCGATTTCTCCACGCCCACGCTGCAGACCACGTCGGAGGGCCAGTCGTACGGCATGTTCTTCGCGCTCGTCGCGAACGACCGCGCGACCTTCGAGCGTGTGCTGCGCTGGACGCGCGCGAACCTGTCGGCGGGACGTTTCGACGGCGACGACGTGAAGCTGCCTGCATGGCAATGGGGCAAGAAACCGGATGGCTCGTACGGCGTGCTCGACCCGAACTCGGCGGCGGACTCGGACCTGTGGATCGCCTACGATCTGTTCGAGGCGGGCCGTCTGTGGCATGAGCCGGCGTATACGAAGCTCGCGTATGCGCTCGTCACGCAGATCGAGAGGCAGGAAGTCGCCGATCTGCGCGGGCTCGGTCCGATGCTGCTGCCCGGTCCGCAAGGTTTCCGCAACGGCAACACGACGCGCCTGAATCCAGGCTACCTGCCGTTGCCGCTGCTGCGCGCGCTCGCCGCGCAGTCGCCCAACGGTCCGTGGGCGCGCGTCGCGGACAATGCTTTCAAGCTCGTCAAGACCACCGCGCCGCTCGGCTTCGCGCCGGACTGGGCCGCTTATCGTGACGGGCAATTCATCGTCGATCCGCAAAAGGGCGATGTGGGCAGCTACGATGCGATTCGCGTCTATCTGTGGGCGGGTTTGACCGCGCCCGCCGATCCGCTCGCCAGGCCGTGGCTCGCTGCATTGCACGGCATGCGCGACCGGATCGCGCAGACGGGCGTGCCGCCCGAGAAAATCGCGACGACCACGGGCAACGCGACGGGGGAAGGCCCGATCGGTTTCTGGGGCGCGCTGTTGCCGTATTTCCGCGCGTTCGGCGACACGCGCGCAGCGGGGCTCGCGCAAACGCATCTGGCCGCGCTCGCCACGCCGACACCCGCGCCTGCACCAGGCGCAGGCCAGGCCACGCAAAACCAGCCTGTCTATTACGACGAGGTGTTGATGCTCTTCGGTACAGGGTCGGCAGACGGCCGCTACCGCTTCGATGAAAACGGCCGTCTCGTGCCGCGTTGGGAGAACACATGCCAATCCGCCAACGCGCGCTCGTAA